The sequence GCAGACATAGCTTTGATAAAGGGGGAGACTGCAGCGCTAAAATGAAGCTAAAAGTTGAGCCATAGAATGAGTTTCAACCTCCGTGTAACTATTTAATGGTTTTCTTTGTGTACTCACTGATCTTTGTGTCTGCAGATCTTTTGTCTTCTATGGCTCTGTGGGCACAACCTTTTGCCCACTCTGCATTTACCCTCCTGAAAACGCATACTGCTTATCCATCTGGCTGAGCCCCAGCCCTGCTGATTTATGGATTTTCAGCTGTACGGGGATGCGTTCTTTCAGGGCTTCTACGTGGCTGATGATGCCTATCATTTTGCCGCTGGCATTGAGGTGATCGAGCGCGTCGAGGGCGATTTCCAGTGTTTCACCGTCCAGCGTGCCAAAACCTTCGTCTAAAAACAGCGAATCAATCGATGTCTTGTGGCTGACCAGATCAGACAGCGCAAGGGCCAGCGCCAGGCTGACTAAAAAGCTTTCACCGCCCGATAATGTTTTGGTGTCCCGTGCCACATCGCCTTGCCATGTGTCGATAATCCCCAGCTCCAGCTCGCCTTTGCGCAGCAGCTGGTAGCGGCCGTGCAGGCGCTCTAGCTGACGATTTGCCAGATGAATCAGATGATCCAGCGTTAAGCCCTGTGCAAATTTACGATATTTTGCACCATCGGCCGAGCCAATCAGGCTGTTGAGATGCTGCCAGTAGTCGTAATCCACGCTCATGGCCGCAATCTCGGTAAACAGCGCGGCCTGGCCGCTGCGCCTTGCATCGTCTCCTTGCAATGCCCCGCGAATTTCGCCCTGGCGCTGGGCCTGCCGGCTGATTTCTGCGCTGAGGCTGGCCAGCTGCTCATCCAGCTCGGGCAAGGCTAGCTCTGTTTTGGGCGTGGCAAGCAGTGGCTCTAAGCTCTGTTCCGCGCTGCTGACTAGGGTGTTGGCGCTGATCAGCGCGGTATCGAGCTGCTGTTTGAGCGCGCTTAATGCATTGCGCTGATCGTCTTCCAAATGCGCTGCGATAAAGGCGGCTTCGTCTTGAAACGGGCTGGCGGCCAGCGCGGCCTGCCATGCACGGCTGGCGTGCTGCAGCTGCTCCTCATGCTCTTGCCTGCGCTTTTGCAGGTTGATTTCCCGACCTTTTTGCTGATTAATCTGCTCTTGCAGGCTGTTGATCTGCAAGACGCACGTGGCTAAATCAGCTGCCGGTTGTTGGGTGCCGGGCAGGGGCGCTTGCGGTGCTGCACCTGTTTTCTGCCAGCGTAGCAGCCAGGTGTTTTCTGCCTCTTCGGCAGTGTTGGCGGCTTGCTGCTGAACAATTAAATCTTGTGCCAGCTGTTGCAATTGTTGCTGAGCGGCCTGCCAGCCTTGCCACTGGGATTCTTGCGCCTGCAGCCAGGCGTTGCTGTCAGCAGGAAGCTTTTGATCGGGTAGAGAGCTTCGCAATGCATCGGTTTCTGTGCTTATTTGCTCGGCCAGCCTGCTTTTTCTCAGGTTTAAATCCTGCAGATGGGCCTGTGCGTTTTCCAGCTTTTGCGTCAGCAGTTGCAAAGCTTGCTGGCATTCAGCCAGTGCTTTTTCAGCGGCCAGCCTTATTTTTTGCGCTTCTTCCTGCTGCGCTTTATTTTGGGCCAGCTGGTTTAAAGTGGCGTCTGCATCCTGCACTGCTGCGGCGTGTTGCTGGCTGAGTGCGGCTAAATCAGGTGCGGGAGTCGCCAGCTTGCTGCAGAGCAGATGCCATTGCTGCAGCTGCTCAGAGCTAAGAGCTGCGTTATTTTGCTGCTGAGATTCCAGCGCGCCGATTTCTGCTTCCAGCCTGGTGAGATCAAGCTTGAGCGCCTGCCCCTCTTCAGTAAGCTTTTCCAGCTCTGCCTGTTTGGCCTCCATTGCTGCTGCGGTGGCAGAAACATTCAGCACCTCGTAATCATGAATGGCCGGATGCTCAAGAGAGCCACAGAGCGGGCAGGCTTCACCGGCTCGCAATTGCTGGCGGTAGGCTTCCAGCCCTTGAATGCGTTGTTCTTGTTCCAGCAGTTTTTTCTTATCGTTCAGCTGTTGTTTTAAATCGCTGAATGTCAGCCTGAGCGTTGCCAGCACCTGCTCTTTCTGGCTGACCATGGTCTGTTTTTCGGCCAGCGTGGTGGCCAGCAGTGCAGATTGCTGCTGTGTTTTTTGGCTGCTGATTTCCAGCTCGGCCAGCCGCGCGATATCTGCGCCACGCGCAAGTAAGCTTTGTTTCTGCTCCCAAAAAGCCGCTTCGTCTTTGCCTGCAAGCAAAGCCTGCCATGCTGCTTGCGCGGTGTTTTCTGCCAGCCCAGCCGCCTGGCTTTCTGCTTGCTGATTACTGGCGCTTAAAATGCTTGCCGCTTGTTGCTCAATCAGTGCATGGATATTTTGCTGATTGATCTCTGCTTCCAGCCTGCTCATCTCGCCTGATAGCGTATTTAAGCTTAAAAATTGCACCCGCCAGCCTGCCAGTTGCTCGCCCAGTTTTGCGTGCTCGGGGCGCTGGGTGCTGATTAATATACTCTGCGCGGCCTTGGTCTGGCTAAGCTGGGCGCGGCTTTGCTGGTTTTGTTGCATCGCCAGTTGCTGCGCCTGCCAGAGCCTGGCCCGGTGTTCTTCAAGGGCGTTGTTTTGCTCTGCGCTCAGTTGCACCAGCTCTTGCCCGGTATGGGCGAGTGCCTCTGTGGCCTGGCTTAATGCGCTGTACGGCAATTGTAGTTTGGCCGCTGGCTCGCTTCGGGCAAGCTGATCCAGTTGCGGCTCTGCGCTGGCCAGTGCAGCAAGGGCTTCTTGCTGGCGGGATTGAGCGTCAGCATGCTGGCTATTGGCTTTACTCAGTGCTTCACGCCACTGGCGATTAATTTGCACCTGGCTGAGCTGGCTTTGCAGCGCTTGCCTGCTATGGGCTAAGTCACAGGCTTCTTTGTGTAAGCCGCTGAGCTGCTCTTCGCTCAGTAGCTCGACTCCCGAAGCCTTGGCGCGCAGCTGATCGAGCGCTTGCTTGCTGCCGCGGGTTTGCTCAAATACAGATTGCGAAATCTGGCCGTAAATATCGGTGCCGGTGAGCTCTTCTAAAAGCTCGGCGCGCTCGTTGGCGGGGGCATTTAAAAAGGCCGCAAAGCCGCCCTGCGCCAGCAACATCGATTTGGTAAAGCGGCCAAAATCAAGGCCGGTCAGGGCTTCGGTAAATTTGAGTTTTTCATTGATTTTATCGCTGAGAATTTGCCCGTTGGCGTCTGCCAGCTCCACTCTTGGCGCTTGCAATGCGCCGCTGGCCAGATTACGCGCACGGCGCTGGCTCCAGAAAGCGCGGTAGCGGCTGCCTTTCACTTCAAATTCTACTTCTGCAAGGCAATCGCTGGTGTGGCGGGTCATCAGCTCATTGCTGCTAGCCGAAATGCTGCTCATGCGCGGGGTTTGGTGGTAAAGCGCCAGGCAGATGGCATCGAGCAGGGTGGTTTTACCTGCGCCAGTGGGGCCGGTAATGGCAAACAGGCCGTTGTCTTTAAAGGGCGCGGCGGTAAAGTCGATCTTCCACTCGCCTTTTAAAGAATTCAGGTTTTTTAAACGCAGGCTAAGCAGCTTCATGCCTTATCTTCCTGCAGCATGGTGACGGTTTGGGCATAGCGTTTTTTTAGCTCGATCAAGAGGGGCGCGTCGATTTCTTCGCTGGCGATGCGCTGGGCAAATACATCAGCAGGGCTGAGCTCGGCCAGCGTTTCCTTGCTGTTTGCTTGCCAGGTGCTGGCCGTATTACCGCGCTCTCTGCGGATGCGCAGCACTTCTATTTGCGTGTCTTTAGTCAGCTCTTCTATGCGGCTTTGTAAGTCGCTAAGGTAATCGTCGCTGCTGACCAGCACTTCCAGCCAGATGGATTCGTTTTTTTCGAGGGCACTGATGGCTAATTCCAGCTCAGCCAGATTGCCGCGCAGGGAGATCAGCTGCTGAAAGCGGGGAATGGCGAGCGGCTCAACCGCTTGCAGGCCCTGATGATCTAAGCTCACCAGCAGCGCTTCTTTAGCCTGCTTTGCTTCATCAAAGCTCAGTGGAATCGGTGAGCCGCAGTAGCGGATATGCTCAAAACCGCCCACTTTTTGCGGGCGATGAATATGCCCCAGCGCAATATAGTCAGCAGGTGGAAAGGCGCTGGTGGGGAAGGCTTCCAGTGCGCCCACATAAATCTCACGCACTGATTCACTGGCGCTTGCGCCAACTGTGGTGAGATGGCCGGTAGCGATGATGGGCAAGGTTGGCAAGCTAAGCTCGTTTCGCACATCTAAAGCCCGCTGATACAGCGTTTGATAGTGCTGAAAAATACCGGCTTGCAAACTGAGCTGCTTTTCATCGCTGCTTTGCCCCGCCACGCTTTGCTGCACATCGCGCGCGCGGATAAAGGGAATCGCACATAACAGCGCCCCGGCGCTGCCGTCTTTTTGCCTGAGTAGTAAAATCTGCTCGTCAGCATCCGCCACCACGCTAGGAATCACGCTGGTATTGAGCTCAGCAAGCAACGATTTGCTTTCGCCTAAAGTGGCGACTGAGTCATGATTTCCGCCCAGAATAATCAGCTTCGCCCCTGTTTTGCTAAGAGCCACAATAAAGTGGTTGTAAAGTTCACGGGCATAGCTGGGCGGCGAGCCGGTATCGAAAATATCCCCGGCCACCAAAATAACATCGGCATTGTGGGTGATTGCAGCGGTCAGTAGCCAGTCTAAAAAAGCCTGATGCTCAGCCTGGCGCGTCTTGCCCATAAAGTGCTGGCCCAGATGCCAGTCCGAGGTGTGGATGATTTTCATGTGTAGAGGTTGTGATTCAGTATGGGGGAATTATGCAGGCTGGCGGGATGGGCGTCTTGCTCTTATTAAAATAATAAAAAACTACCGTTGTAGAAATTTAATAGTTTTTTGCTATAGAGTCCTTATCGAGATTTAACTGGTCTTTTTAAATGAGAATAACTATCATTTTGTTGTCAAATGAATTTACTTTAAAAGGATTGAATCATGGCTAAGACCGTTACTTTTGCGATGGTGCACTTTACCGTAGCTTTTAGCGTGGCGTATTTGATCACAGGAAGTTTAGGAATGGCAGGCTTCTTGGCTTTGATTGAGCCAATGGTCAATACGGTTGCGTATTTTTTTCATGAGAAAGCATGGGATGCTTACCGCCTTGGACGCAGCAAGCGAGTTAAAGAAAACCATGTAGTTGCATAGCCAGCATGGGCCTTATGACGATGCAAATGCCGCCAATATATATTGAATATGATAGGTATGGCCGATAGAGCCCGGCGGTTTTAGCAAAATGTGCTTGTCAGGTGCTGCTCTTTAATGGGGATTATTTGCAATCTCTTTATTTAGCCGAGGTATGACTCATGGCTGCTTTATTGCGTCAGCAAGATTTGCCACTGCAAACATGGAAAAATGGTGGCGGTGTGACGGCAGAAATTGCAATAAGCCCGCAAGGCGCTCATTTAGCTGATTTTGACTGGCGTATCAGCATGGCAACGATTGGGGCTGATGGTGGCTTTTCGGAATTTACCGGCATTGATCGCAGCCTGGTGATTCTGGCGGGTAAAGGGGTGAGTCTGCAGTTTGATAAAGGTGGGCCACAGTTGCTGACGCCAAAAGATAAGCCATTACGTTTTGCTGGTGAGGATAAAGTTTATGCGAGCTTGCTACAAGATGAAGTGACTGATTTTAATGTGACGACAGGGCGTGGCCGCTATTGTCATTTGTTAAGGTAGCAAGTTTTTAGCCAGCCTGAAGTCAGATCTTTTTCTTGCGAAAGTAGTTTATTGTTTCTCGCAGCAGGGGAATCTGTATTGTGCCAAAAGGGTGAACAGCAATTTGTTTTAAAACCTTTGGATAGCTTGTATTTAAGTGCTGATGATATGGGGCAATGGCTTTTGCTGCCTTATGAAGAAGCGTGTCTTCTTTGGGTTGCATTACAATCTGTGTAATTTGTAAAGCACAAAGTCATTTGTTGCTGTTATCTCTGTGCTTGATCGATGGGTTTTTAGTCCATTTATAAAGATGATATTTACTCATTGAATTTAAGTGATTTTACTTACAATAATTTATGTATTTACTTTCATTTTCTCTATTTTTTGCTTTCTTTTCTATTTAAAATATATTTATTTAATCCATTTATAAGTACATAATAATGTTCTAATTTTTAGGCTTTACTCATTGGAACTGATTTATGTATCTAGGGAAATCAATAAAAAAGCGGGGTATCCGGGCTAGTTTGCTGGCCATTACACTGGTCAGCATTATGGTTGCATGTGTGACAATAGAGAGTGAAAGTCCGGCCAAGCCTGCTCCGCCACCTGCAGCCACTTTGCAGGGGCAGACAGAGCATGCTCCTGTTTTGGGGGAGCCGCCCAGGCACCCATTTGGCTTGCCACCCCGGGCCGGGGCAAAGGGGCCACCCGAAGGCCCTCAGGCGCATGCCATGGCAAGGGGGGATCTGGCCGCTCCTCTTTATGGCGTATGTGACCAGCGTTTATTTTCTTTATCAGGCGCAGCACTGGCCAGCTATGTGGCCACGGTAGAGGGCCGTTGTATTAACCGGCTTTTTGATGGCGACGCTGCAACTTACCCTGTGATTTCGGCTGCAAATATGCAGGCTGTGGCAGAAGAGGCGCGCTTACGTGCCCGTCAGTGGAGCCCGGATAAGCCCAATGGCCTTTGGCCCCTGGCTACGTTTTTAAAAGCAGGTTATTTCACTCAGTACAGCCATGCTAAAGAAGTGGGTGAATATGGCCCCCTTATTGACCAGCGGGTTATGCAGGTGGTGGGGGCACTGGCAGGTAATCCTGCACTCTGGCTGAATCCTGCCGCAGAAGATGCCCGATCTGATGAGGCCTGGTTGCGTCAGAATGACGCGAGGCAAAGCGTAAGCGAGACAATGATTTTGGCTGACTCGGTGCGTAAACCTGAATATGCATTGCCTTTATTAGGCTATTTTTTTGTCCGTTATCACCGGCAGTTCAAGCAAAGTTATGCCCAATACGCTTTGCATCCTATGCAAACCACTCTGTTTAATATGCATGGTCAGAATGGCTTTGAGCAGAAGGTGGAAGCAGGCCAGCTCGATGGCCTGGTAAAGTCATTGGCGGCGATTTTGCGCCAGGGCCGTCATGCTTTTGCAGATGAGCAGATGTTTTTAAACACACTGCGAGAAACTGGCCGCTTTATGCTTTACCCGCAAACCACGCCACTGGCCGAGCCTGCTGTGGCGCTGCATCTGAATGCCGAGCGCTATTCGGCAGCATGGGCCGAGGTGGTTTATGTGCTGAAAAAAATTGCTAAAGTGCCCTGTGATCGTTACAACATCTGTCATGCTGAGGCCGAGCTTAAAATCCGCTTATTTCCGAATCTATGGGCATTTGATAATGGCAATCTGGTATTTGAAACCCCGCTTAGCCGTCAAGAAGTAGAGCCGCTCTATTATGCGATGAAGCAGGTTGAGGCGCAGCTTAAGCGGGTTAGCGGTGTGAGTCAGCCGGTAAAGGATGATCCCAATGCCCGTTTGCGGATGGTGATTTATGGCACAAAAAGCGATTACGGCCG comes from Iodobacter ciconiae and encodes:
- the sbcC gene encoding exonuclease subunit SbcC — encoded protein: MKLLSLRLKNLNSLKGEWKIDFTAAPFKDNGLFAITGPTGAGKTTLLDAICLALYHQTPRMSSISASSNELMTRHTSDCLAEVEFEVKGSRYRAFWSQRRARNLASGALQAPRVELADANGQILSDKINEKLKFTEALTGLDFGRFTKSMLLAQGGFAAFLNAPANERAELLEELTGTDIYGQISQSVFEQTRGSKQALDQLRAKASGVELLSEEQLSGLHKEACDLAHSRQALQSQLSQVQINRQWREALSKANSQHADAQSRQQEALAALASAEPQLDQLARSEPAAKLQLPYSALSQATEALAHTGQELVQLSAEQNNALEEHRARLWQAQQLAMQQNQQSRAQLSQTKAAQSILISTQRPEHAKLGEQLAGWRVQFLSLNTLSGEMSRLEAEINQQNIHALIEQQAASILSASNQQAESQAAGLAENTAQAAWQALLAGKDEAAFWEQKQSLLARGADIARLAELEISSQKTQQQSALLATTLAEKQTMVSQKEQVLATLRLTFSDLKQQLNDKKKLLEQEQRIQGLEAYRQQLRAGEACPLCGSLEHPAIHDYEVLNVSATAAAMEAKQAELEKLTEEGQALKLDLTRLEAEIGALESQQQNNAALSSEQLQQWHLLCSKLATPAPDLAALSQQHAAAVQDADATLNQLAQNKAQQEEAQKIRLAAEKALAECQQALQLLTQKLENAQAHLQDLNLRKSRLAEQISTETDALRSSLPDQKLPADSNAWLQAQESQWQGWQAAQQQLQQLAQDLIVQQQAANTAEEAENTWLLRWQKTGAAPQAPLPGTQQPAADLATCVLQINSLQEQINQQKGREINLQKRRQEHEEQLQHASRAWQAALAASPFQDEAAFIAAHLEDDQRNALSALKQQLDTALISANTLVSSAEQSLEPLLATPKTELALPELDEQLASLSAEISRQAQRQGEIRGALQGDDARRSGQAALFTEIAAMSVDYDYWQHLNSLIGSADGAKYRKFAQGLTLDHLIHLANRQLERLHGRYQLLRKGELELGIIDTWQGDVARDTKTLSGGESFLVSLALALALSDLVSHKTSIDSLFLDEGFGTLDGETLEIALDALDHLNASGKMIGIISHVEALKERIPVQLKIHKSAGLGLSQMDKQYAFSGG
- the sbcD gene encoding exonuclease subunit SbcD; this translates as MKIIHTSDWHLGQHFMGKTRQAEHQAFLDWLLTAAITHNADVILVAGDIFDTGSPPSYARELYNHFIVALSKTGAKLIILGGNHDSVATLGESKSLLAELNTSVIPSVVADADEQILLLRQKDGSAGALLCAIPFIRARDVQQSVAGQSSDEKQLSLQAGIFQHYQTLYQRALDVRNELSLPTLPIIATGHLTTVGASASESVREIYVGALEAFPTSAFPPADYIALGHIHRPQKVGGFEHIRYCGSPIPLSFDEAKQAKEALLVSLDHQGLQAVEPLAIPRFQQLISLRGNLAELELAISALEKNESIWLEVLVSSDDYLSDLQSRIEELTKDTQIEVLRIRRERGNTASTWQANSKETLAELSPADVFAQRIASEEIDAPLLIELKKRYAQTVTMLQEDKA
- a CDS encoding DUF2061 domain-containing protein — its product is MAKTVTFAMVHFTVAFSVAYLITGSLGMAGFLALIEPMVNTVAYFFHEKAWDAYRLGRSKRVKENHVVA
- a CDS encoding HutD/Ves family protein; this encodes MAALLRQQDLPLQTWKNGGGVTAEIAISPQGAHLADFDWRISMATIGADGGFSEFTGIDRSLVILAGKGVSLQFDKGGPQLLTPKDKPLRFAGEDKVYASLLQDEVTDFNVTTGRGRYCHLLR
- a CDS encoding collagenase; this translates as MYLGKSIKKRGIRASLLAITLVSIMVACVTIESESPAKPAPPPAATLQGQTEHAPVLGEPPRHPFGLPPRAGAKGPPEGPQAHAMARGDLAAPLYGVCDQRLFSLSGAALASYVATVEGRCINRLFDGDAATYPVISAANMQAVAEEARLRARQWSPDKPNGLWPLATFLKAGYFTQYSHAKEVGEYGPLIDQRVMQVVGALAGNPALWLNPAAEDARSDEAWLRQNDARQSVSETMILADSVRKPEYALPLLGYFFVRYHRQFKQSYAQYALHPMQTTLFNMHGQNGFEQKVEAGQLDGLVKSLAAILRQGRHAFADEQMFLNTLRETGRFMLYPQTTPLAEPAVALHLNAERYSAAWAEVVYVLKKIAKVPCDRYNICHAEAELKIRLFPNLWAFDNGNLVFETPLSRQEVEPLYYAMKQVEAQLKRVSGVSQPVKDDPNARLRMVIYGTKSDYGRFQGLLNDLSTDNGGIYIENGATFYTFERTSQESTLSLEELVRHEYVHYLSGRFIQPGMWGSGEFFRNSRRMPWYDEGFAEFMAWSTSREGIKVRGHVVEVVASNWPASFQTPAQIMRSSYSDGWDFYSHSALWFYFLHRNEPGMLAEVLQQLRNDDVRGFDALVERLGADIALGTRFKKFVAQQVELQQAGKLGDTSTIEGKDWLAQSAWQFSDVAQIQALIGRALPLACRIWAEGEGSTLRRFECTGQEFIRAGTMTAAHQESDAFLDNALQSLQGFGNNMLAVNCFASDYQLSFHSAALRCEGPLADGTRFVPTPVATAPPARPVQIHPTVLPAAPSTRPIPLPATAPISGSLNSLVLLQTRFSSAGRCLRVTLGANQPVDRFVLLNSVRLGRINFAEYGSFTYRRDADLAELTDSITVRLYQGAQFKDISVVLDAKPVNQSEAACWARV